CCGCGTTTCGGGCCGCAAGGACCGCGTTGTAGATAAACTTCTGGTCGTCGGTGAACTTTCCGTTGGCCGGGAATGTACAGGTAATGTCCGCCGCATATCCACAGTAGTTGGCGCCCATATCGAACAGACAAAGTTCGCCGTCTTGGACGGGCTTACTGTTGGGAGCTCCAGCGTGTCCGTAATGCAGGATCGAAGAGTTGGTGCCGCTACCACATATGCAGGTGTAGGAGGCGTGGCGACATCCGCCCACAGAATAGGAGTGATGCAAAAATAGAGACTCGCCCTCAAATTCCATTCGTCCCGGACGCATGAACTTCATCACCTTAATGTGGGCATCAGAGGAGACTTTGGCCACATATCGGAGAACCTCAATCTCAGCCGGCGACTTGATGACTCGGCATTCAGAGAGAACGGGGTAGAGAAGATCGCAGTCGGTAACATACTTTTCCTTGCCATCGAACTCTGGCGGCTGTAGGGTTAGCCCGCTATCGGAATTTGTGCCGCTCAGCGTTAGTATCAACTTGGGTGCAGCTCGCTCCAGATAGTCGTTGAGTTCATCGACATAAAAGACTTCGTCCACCTCGTACATGTCTTTAAAATCCTTGGGTTTCAGTAGGTCACCCATCCAGGTTCCATACTCCTCGGGAAGACGCGGAACAAAGAGCACGGTCTTGTAACCACCCGATTTCACGTCAATCGTTATGATGCCATAAAATCCCGGCTCCTTGACTCCAAAGAGGTACTGGAAGTAGGACTCCTGGCGGAACACGTAGTCCACGTCGGTGTTGTACAGGCTCTTGTCCTTGCCGCCCTCGAGCAACACCAGCAAGTTGCCAGAGTCGAATTTAAGGCCACCTGCAATCCTCTGAAGGATTGCTTGGACAGACCGTTGCCTGTTGTCCCTGAAAAGAGTCATAGGCACAGAGTGCCCCGATCCCATCTGGTAAGCGGCCATGTCGAAGCTAAACGTCCGTTCTTCGGTGGGCGAAAGTCGTTACTGACTGCACTGGACAAAGTATTCCTCGCGATTAGCTCACTGATATCTGCGAGTGGGAACAATGGTTGTAAATTAAGGGGGTTTATCTgcagtgtttttgtttttctgtgtttttgtttgtaattgGCAACAAAGTGTGCCCgcccctatttttttaaattctgaACCCTTGCCCCTTAACCCCTCACTATTATCATCGATTATATCAAGTTAATTcattttgtgtaattttttaatgatgaACATATCATCCTTTTTCGTCCtggatttatttaaaaataatttgttatcAAAAGGAACGAAATGGAATTGAAACATGGAGCTGCCAGCCATCGTTCCTTATCAATAAGAAGCACCCTGTTTGGCGGGTGTTGTttggaatttaaaaataaagatttcGGATcaagacaaaacaaaaatataaaaataaaagtggccattttctttaaattattcaaCTTTTATAATTCTAATTattagaattttaattttacaaatttaataGGTAATTTTTAACTCTTCTATTAGATTAGAACCAAACTATCGTATACACGAGGCAATATTAGTGTTCTGACGGCTGGTCACacttaaacaaatttttttgcaaattttttcCATAATTTGTGAAGAATTTGCAGtttaaatagaaaagaaaactgCTTTATCGCGAAAATATAATCTCCTGCAGAGCTTAACTCTTATGCATACTTGTGGTACAATTGCGGAGTCTGTTATTACCCAACTTGGAGCCTCCAGTGACCTTTTCTGATCCGGTCCTAATGTCGGCGTCACAACGCGGCCTACAGCCAATGAGTTAAATCATCGCCATTCTGCGGAAATACTGATTCCAATGCGCCGCTAGCAGTGGCTCTAAGGAATCGGCGCCATGTCCAGTTCGGTGTTCACCGAAGCGCCGAGCCGGCCGGCGGCGTTGGACGCGGACTCCAATCTGGTGGTGGTTTACGGCAAAAATGGCATCTCGTTTGACGAGCGCGCCATCGAGAACATCATGGGTACGAGTAAAGTAAATTGTTTTATCTTCTATCTAATATTTGGTTTCGCTTATCTTCAGAGGAAAAATCGATTTCCACCATCAGCGTGGTGCGGCTTACCTCGCCTACGCCCAGTATGATTGATCAGGAGGAGGCAGAGCGACTGGAGGAGCTGGAACGCTTCCTTGACACCGCATCGGACTCAGAGTTGGACAGCGACAATGCTAGCCAAAGTGGCGGCGATGATGCCAGAAGCGATGGTGAAGCCCCCGACGAAGAGAATGAAAACTCCAGTGAGGAGAACAACGAGGATTCCACTGAATCTGAGCCAGATGCTCCACGTTTAAGGAAGCGTCCGGGTCGTAAACCAAAAgtcataaaaaagaaaaagcgcCGCAAACCCAAAGAACGCCCACAAATTGTGGGTCTGCGGGTGGAACAGTTTTACGCCGATGGCACAGCCAATATGGTTGTAAAAAATGCACTTAGTAAGTATTGTTACCCCTTAAAAGTTACATCAAATTTAACGTCAAATATGCTTCACAGAGCTAGCTGGAGTACCAATGTACAAGCGAACTCCGGAGACAGACGCCCTTATGGATGTTATCCGCAACGATCATAACTACACACCGTTCACTTCGCCAGAGCAGCTGAAGAACCACAAACGGGCCGAAAAGATGGCCACGGATGTGCAGTCCCAAAATCGCAAGATCATAATACAAGCCCCAGGAAGCATAAAGGTTATCAACGCCAAAAAGAGAGTTCAAGCCATGCCCTTCAGTCCGCTGCAGGTTAAGATCCAGAGACTGCCAACAAAGCtctcccagcagcagcagcagcagaatcAACAGCAGAGTTCTGTACAGGTTcacctccaaaaaaaaatcagccaGCAACCACTGCCAAGACAAAAACCAGAGATTATTCCAAGTACGGTTAACCACAACATCAGACTGAGGCCAGTTCGAGCTCCTGTCAAGGTAATGGCACACGTGGAGGAACATATTGAGGACGATGAAGATGCCCAGAGCTCGGATGCTGCGGATGAGGAGAATGCCGATAAATCGTACGACACTGAAGAGCCTAGCGAGGAGAGTGATGAGCTCCAGGACTCTGACAATGATCGCGATAGCGACATTGACTTCAATATGAGAGGTAGTGGTGGTCGTAATACAAGTAAACGGAAGCGGGTCCGAAAGACAGTGAAACCACCTCCAGCTAGACCAGCGAAGGCTTTAATCACACCTCCATCGGCCACGCCGCAGTTCCCAGATTTAAAGCGCCGCAAAGAACAAGTGGATCTTAGGGCGCCGCAAATTGGACAAATCATTCAGCTCCCACCTCGGGCACCAGCCGGAGTAATTGCTCTTGGCAAGAGCATACCTAGCACCTCTTTCCTTAAAACCCGGCCACCTACCCATCAGGCGCTTCCCGTCAAAAAACTTCCACTGCCAGGAGGCACTTTATCAGGAGCCGTTGTCACCAAGGTGGACATTCCAACAACCCAAGTGCGTCGGACTCCTGTAGTGCAGGTaggttttattttgaatataatGTTTGTATATATTTCACTGTAACTTTTTTGCAGGTTGGCCGAATCCTGAATAATTCATCACGCGGCGTGTTTAAGAATTCCACTCAAGATGTCAAAGAGATTATAATTAACAAGAACATGGCAAGCCCGAAGGGTGTGTTCACTAATCTCAATAGTTTGCTGGGTGATAACAACAATGCGACCATTAAAGCGTCGCCAGATCCTCAGCGCCATCGTCAGATAATGTCGCCCAGCACACCGAGATCTAGTTATAGCAACCAACAGTCGACACCAGTTACCCCGAAACCTATAACTCCAACACCTTCTAAAGGCTTCATGCCCATTGGCGTAAACACAGCTCAGTCGCACAAGTTGCCAGCCCAAATCGTTATCGAGACGCACCAGAGTTCCTCGGAACTGGCGGCTGAAAATGATAAACAGCTTGATCTCATTAATTCCATTGTGCAGGATGAGCTGCTGAAGTCTACGCTGGTGGAGCAGCCACCTGTAAATGCGGACGAAAACATACCAAAGCTTGTCAAAATGCTGGAGAGTACGGCGGCGAGCTTAGATCCTGCCCCGATCAATCCAGTGTTTCCTGAAACGGCCAATTCCGCCTCAGTGGATCCCATTGACGAAGATGAGATTACGGCCGATTTTCTGCAGCACGTCGTTGAACTAATTGAGGAAGACAAACAGTTTGAGGCCGAGGTAGTGAAACAAGTGCTGGCCAGCACCGAACCAGGAGAGCTAGATGCCATTGTTTCCTTGCCCACGCCGATTGCACCAGTTTCTTTGCCCCATTCACTAAATATTCAGGTATAGAATAACATTTCTTCTTGTTTAGATTtctttaaaagtatattttacattttagcCGCAAACGAATCTTCCTCTCAACGCGGTGATTGTGGAACCACCGGCGCCATTATCGTCCGTACCGATTGCGAGCAGCACTCCTTCCAGAACCCACACTACTCCGATGACCCCATCGGCTAAGATTGTTCGTGGTAATGGCCGTGTAATCTATCTGCCTCCCATGGAAGCGCCCACCACACGTGCCAAGCGACGGGCACAAATCCCGACAGCGTCGCCAAGTGCCGGGGATCAGTCGATGAATGAATCGCTTCTGGATACCAGTTCTGAGCAGTTGGCCAATACTAGCAGTCTCAGTGTCGACAGCCAGTCAGGTGTCGGGCCGAAGAGACCGAATCCTAGGGAACCTTCACTCGCCCGTCGCTCAACGGCGCCTAGAAGAACAAAGAAACTGAACACGAGTCACAGTACGGACCCAGAGGCTTCTGAATCTCAAGAGGATGACGACGATCCCAACAAGTAAGATTCCCCTAAAAATATGAATGATCCAATACTACTATGCCTTTGTTTTAGACTGTGGTGCATCTGTCGTCAGCCACATAATAATCGTTTCATGATATGCTGCGATATGTGTGAGGATTGGTATCACGGGTCTTGCGTGAGTGTTACCAAGGCAATGGGCACAGAAATGGAGAACAAGGGTATCGACTGGAAGTGTCCTAAGTGTGTCAAACAGTTGGAGGAGAAGGTAAGTACAAAGTTTGTTTGTATAAGAGCACTTGAGAATTCGTTTCGGTTTTCAGAGCCAGCCCCGAATCACAGAAATGTTGAGGCCAGCAATTTCTTCGGAGGAGAAACCGAACGAAACCAAAGTTTTTTCCACGTCTTTGGATTCTGTCAAAGTTATTTCTCCAGCTACGCAAAAGAGAGTGTTGCCTTTGGGCGTAACTGTAGCCAGATCCCCTCTGCGAAGTCCCATTATGAAGCCCTCTAACAAACGACCGGCGAATGCTATTCcacaccaacagcagcagttaAACTTCATCAAACTCGGCCCACTCCCTGGTAACCGAACAGCGGAAGCACAATGTGTTGTTTGTAAACGACCAGCGAGCTCGAACTCCGTTTATTGTGGCGATGAGTGTATTCGGAAATACGCTCAAAGCGCCATCCAAGCCCATCCCTCTTCTAAGCAATCTGATGGTCCGTTGGCCCACAAGAAAAAGGATCTCTTCGAGGATATGCTGCGGCAAGCGGACTCCATGTCGAAAGTAGAGAGAGTGAGCACCCAGTTAGGTTCTATATGTGGATGGCGAGATGTAATCTATTTAACTTTCAGATCAACGTGTTCGAGCGTAAAAGTGGACGAGTCATCATTGGCCATTTAGCACCCACGTTACATCAATTCCGAAAATGGTTGCAAGACAACCCTACTTTTGAGGTGCTGCCCTCCGGAACCCTTCAATCCGCGGACCCTGAAGTAGGATTTACGTTTTTTCCATAATAGAAaagaattaatttattaaattctttatttttagaaacgTCAGTTGAAACGAGTTCCAGAGCCATCTACCAATCAAGAATTCATGGCTTCGGTTGCAACAAGTTCAACAGTAGCTAAAAAGCCTCTGGAAGTTGCAATTAGGTCTCCCCAACCTGCCACAACACCCACATTAGTTCGTGCTTTGCCCAAAAAGGATAAGGAAAGCTCTTCACCCGCTTTAACTGCGTCAGTGGCCTCAACAAGCCGATCCGCCACAAAACCAGAGCCAGTTCGCATCGGTATTCGACGCTCCCTTAAGGAACAGCTTTTGGCTCGTATTAAGGAGGCCCAGGATGAGGAGAAAGCTTCCAGCCAGGGTGCGACTACAAAGTGGTTGACGGCTGCCGAGGTGGACCATTTCGTTAAGGCCGTGGAGTCGGAAATGTATCATTCGTTTGGGCGTGATGTGGGAGCTAAATACAAGGCCAAATACAGGTCCCTTATGTTCAACATAAAGGATCGCAAAAATAGGACTTTGTTTGAGAAGATCTGTGCCAAGCAGGTGGAGCCCAAGCAACTGGTGCGGATGACTCCGGAGCAGCTAGCCAGCCAAGAGCTGGCCAAGTGGCGAGAAGAGGAAAATCGTCACCAGCTCGATATGATCAAGAAATCCGAGCTGGACATGCTGTACGTTGTAAGCAACCACAAAGGCGAGGAAGTGGTGACCAGCAAAGTTGACGTAACACTGCCGGAAGAGGAAGCCACTGAAGCTTCACCGGTGGAGAAAAAGCCGGGACTAGACACCTCAGGCACGGAGCGTTCCAGCTCGAAAGGAAAGTCCTCTTCCTCAAAGGAAAAGCGCCACAAAAGCCACaagcaccaccaccatcgcAAGAGGAGTCGCAGTCGCTCCAACAGTCGAAGTCGCAGTCAAGACAAGCGCCATCGCAAACATCCCAATGAACCGGAGACGTTTGACTCACCACCAGGTGGAGGAGAACCTCACTCGGTGGAAAAACAAGGCAAGGAAGGAGGTGAGGGTAGTGTTTCGTCGCCCCTTTCCAAAAAGAGGGAAGAAAGCAATCTGTCGCCAACTGtcaaaaaaatggagaaaacgAATAGAAAATCAGAGGTAACTACCTACAACCTTATCGATCAAATTCTGGAATCCGAGAAAACAGTTGAGCAAGCAGCGAACCTGGAAAAGCCGACAAAGCCAGCCGCAAAACCACTTCCAACTCTTCCGCCTTCAATGGACCACTACGCCCGATATGTTCACGGTTTATCCACCACTTCGTTGTGGTCGGGCAACCTCAAGATGGTCGAAGTCACCGACTTTAATGTGGTCGTGCATCCAGTTTTGGGCGAGAGCAGCCAGCTAAGTAAGCTCTTTCCACCTCAGTTGGATGTGATTGGTCGCATCACCCGCGTCAATGTTTGGGAGTATATCAAAAAGCTGAGGAAGAGTCCTACCAAGGAGGTGGTCATCGTTAACTTCTTTCCCGCCTCGCCCAGCGAAACGCCCAAGTTCAACTTGTTCTACGAGTACCTCGACTCACGTCAGCGGCTAGGTGTCTTGGGAGCTAATTCGGATCAGATTCGAGACTTTTACATCTTTCCATTTGGTTCTGGTGATGTATTGCCGCCAGAGCTAAAGCTCGCGGATCGGGTGCCTTTTTACGAGGATGAGCACCGGCCAAACACTTTGCTGGGAATAATAGTTCGGTGCTTGAGCAAGCGTTCTGTAACGGGTACGCCAAACTCTCTTCCTTCCACTCTGCCAGTGGCTTCTCCGATTTCATCGGTGACCAGCAGCAAGGTATTTTGATTTCAGAAGTTATATTATCTATAGAAGTTATCTATTATGTTCTTTTCAATCAGAAAACACGCAGGACTGGCAACTTTACGCCGCCCAGTAGCCCCAAACGTAAGGCGAGCACCCATTCCACCAGTTCCAAGGACGAGGAGTTTGACATCGATGCCATCATTAAGGCGCCCATTGCCAAGTTGCAGAAAAGTAAGAATATTATCAATCCATATGGTCTTaattttaactattttcgTTATTAGCCTCCACAGTTGCCCCCAAACTTCCTATTGCGCCTTTGGATGATGCCGATGAACCGTATTCGCCCGGGGGCTCCGACGACGAAAAGCCACCACCTGCTCCAAGGATCGCAAACGATCTGGAGCGGCAGGTGGATGAAATTAACAAACAAATCGCAGCACAGCAAATGGAAATTGCAGGTTTACTCAAAGTAGAGCCCAAGGTAAGTTCGAAATGATGAACACACCAGATTGGACAGCACTTTACCCATTTAAACTCTTGCAGGGATCTGCGTCTTCTTCAAAGGTACTGGCAGGCATATCGATTCCACCCAATCTTTCAAAGATTCTGGCTAGCATAAAGGACAAGGCgcttggcgaagaagacgaaGAGTATAATCCCGAGGACGCAATCACCACGCCCAGTACATATGGTAAGTCGTCATAAATACTGACAAATACCCACCTATAATGAGGAATATTGTTTCCAGCAACGAAGCCTAAGAGCAAAGGTCGTTTGGCGCATCTAAGTGAAGCAGAGCTTCTTAGCATGGTCCCGGACGGTGCGATGCCCAGCACGTCAAAGACACGCCACCAGCAGTCACCGCCCCCACTTCCGCCACCCCCTCCGCCCCCAGGTGTTTAGCAGAATCCCCCCATGGAAAATATAGTCCTTAACCCGCGCGCTAATTTTAGATTTGTATGTCATTTCTGAATGGAATCCACAATATTTAACTTCCAGTTTTCTGCTCATATTGTGGACATTCTCATCCAGCGAATCCGATACCATCTCTGTATTATATCAGGCAAACGGAACAATTTAGTTTTCAGCCCCCACCCATCCCCCAAAGTTAGGAATATCGCTTTCAAATTTGCCCTACAAATCCTGTAAATTTCCACGAAAATAAATAGTACTACGTAACATTTGTTTTAGGGATATGATAATTGCTGATTTAAtgatttcatattttttattttaaatatttagttgATCTCGCAGGGATCATCCTTGCCGCTGAAATGGGCACATGATATCTTGGGGCCGTTGTGAACCCGTGGAATGGCGATGCGGAAGAGCGTTCCGTGTGGCATGCACACACATATCTTGTACTGAACACTACCTGTACGTAGGCCCATTTCGGAGCTGACAATGGGAATACGATTCATGTCCAGAAAGATTCCCGCGCCGCCCTCTAGAATGGTGGCACCCTGAGTGGAGTTGATGGAGATATGATGCTCGGCCTGAATGTCGACCTTGGCGCCGTCCAAAAAGACTCCCTGGGCGCCCCTGATGGACAACCTGCCGTCGCTCTCCAGCCTTAGGGCTTCGTCTACGGGACTTGCGATGCCACTGGCACTCATCACCTTAGCTTGGAGGGAATTCACTCCCCCCGGAATGTTGTACTGAGGACGATGGGTGGTGAAAACTGGTTGCCTGTCCTTCGGGTCCTTGACCTCGAAGAGATTGGTAGCCTGGATGAGAACGCCCTCCTTGTTCAGAACGATTCTATCGCGTTCATTGGTGGAAGCTCCATTTCCATTGCGAAAGACCCGAATGTGAACACCATCTTCAGCATCGCTGCTAATGGTCACAGGCACATCCGAGAAGCCGTGAATCTGACCATACGAACTGGTCAGGACTCTCTCCAAGTCAGTAGATCCGTAAAACTTGATTACATCCACCTCAGGAATCACCTCCATGCCTTGAACTCCCTTGCCCAAGCGCAGCACCCCAACGATGGTCAGTGTGAGCACAAGATTGCCCACAGTCAGGGCCAATAGGATGACCACGATGGTCCAGAAGGCAAATGTATTGCGTCCCTCATGACCAGGATGTAAGCGAGAGCAGCTGTCGCTGTTATACTTCTCGTCAAAGTAGTCCGCCGTATCAGTCTTGGAGTCGTCGCGACAGAAATCCAGCTCCGGAATAGGTCCTCCGATGGGAAGAGTTACTGAGAGAGCATTCTCGGAATTGGCATCGTCGGAATAGGATGGCGATGGTCCTCGAATAAAAGTGTTTTCAAATgaatttatcatttttttttggagcagTTCTCAAAAAACAATCTTCACAAGTGCTGTATCCAATGGTACGAAAATAGTCCGTGTAGGTTAAGGTGGGGAATACAAATATTGGACATGCGCGGTGATCCTCAGTTGCCCATTGGAACTTTTAGTCAAAACCCTAggttttagtttaaattttgttattaatccaaaattttaagttttgtactgttttaaattttaatttttctttcgtttaaaataaaagaaagtataaataaagttttgtgCTTTTTTCAAAGTTGAAGAAAATAACTATTGCaggatatttaaaataaaaacaagatggttatatatattttataaaattaatagaatctgtttttaatttacaattatattaaaagaggaaatgaataaaaatgggtacaaaataaaatgtacataaaatttattttttaaataatgtaaatacatatatatattttttaaagtaaactgtaaattataaaaaataatctcTAATGAAACTAAATTTGAACGAAATTTAAAAGCTTTTAAGCGACAAAGTTGAAGTGTGACCATAATTGTATTGGTATTTTTTCGAAGAGTGACTCTCGGCCACACCATTTATACTTTTTCAAGATGTCCTTTAAGGTAAGCCTGTTCACGAAAATatgaattaaatgaaaataaatcgATTTTGCATTTGACCATGACTCAGCCAATCGACCCAAAACGCGATGAGATCCGGCGCTACCTCGAGCGTGGCAGCGTGCTGGACTCGCTCACTAAAATCTTCATACGCGTGATCAAGGAGCGCCCGGAGAATCCGTTGGAATACATCCGGAACAACATTGGAGTGGTGCGCCACCAGCACGACAAGTACGAGCGCCTGCAGCAGGACCTGCAGATAGCCAACGATGAGATTCAACGCCTGCGTGACATTATCAACAGCATTAATCCAGACGTGCTCAAGGGTCTCGTACCCGTTGCCCAGGCCAAGGCTCCAGAATCATCTGAATCTCAAGCTGCCGGTGGGGAAGTAAATGAGCCAGTCGAACAGCAGAAGAACGGAGTACCGGAAGAAGCCGCCCCAGCGGTGCAGGAGCTTTCAGCTGCAGTAGAGACTTGCCAAATCGAAGAGAAGAAAGAAAACGAGAGTCCAGCAGTGCCAGCTGCAGCTAATCCCAGCCCAACATCCGTCCAGATTGAGGCCAACACTTCCACCGACAATACCGAGTAGATCTCACCATCTCGAAACCAAAACATCCCAAACAGATTACACATAAATTCAAAAGTGTAAAgtattttcttataaatatgtaaatgtaaataaagCACAGAAGCTAAAGGTACATACGTATTATggatttttcaaatatttattgaaatcaGTTTCATACACGTTTTATATCATTTGTTTATTAATACAAAGGATTATTGATAATACATATTAATAAtagttaatttttaaaaaaacacatCTTAAAAATGATAGAGGAGAGGATGGCGAACGGAAAGAAAGGTTGCAGTTGTATGATTGCGGAATTGAATgcaaaataatagaaatttccatttattatgaggctttttatatattttaggtTCCATTTGATCTAATCAGACTGTTTGGGGGTGGTGGACGAACGAAAAACTGATCAATTTTACTTTCAAATTGAAGGTCAAAACATCGTTTTATATGTTTGTATTTTACTTCTTGGCAAGCGTTGTTCTCCTCCTCATTTAAcgtttttccctttttttcgattttttcttttcatattttgCATCATTATCCTAAGGCCAAAGAGCGCTACTGGGCCCCTTTCTAATATGTTTTTGTGACCGACTAAGGTCCAGTCACTGTCCGTATGTGtcttgtccaattttctgttGGGTGCTCTTCTTGTTTCTTCTACTGACCTGTTTTtctagtgtttttttttttttaatttggacAAAACGCATTTTCTCAGGTCTGTGGGTGTATagagtatgtgtgtgtgtgtatatgtgttttttttttttttgtataaatgtGTGCAGGTGGATGGACTGTTCGGTAAAATTTAAAGATATAAATTTAGGGACTGGAGcagttattaaaaataaatatgtttgcTTTTAAtcatggtttttttttgtcaatgtGTTTTTCTCTCTAATTGCGAATAAATCTCAATGGGTTAAAACTTCATTATCATATCGGAGCTCAAGGATCATGCTTCTCCAGTTATCCACCAGGTGCTGGCTGCTGGACTGCTGGCTACTACGTTGGTATTGGTTTTCCGCGGAATTAGACTCGCCCTAGCTGTCGATAAAAAGTTGACCAAAAACAGAGATAAGAGGTTGGCATGAGTGAATCACAACTAGTTAGTTTCTTTTGTTAGCTGCCCACTTACGTTCCGTCCATGATTTGATGTGTTTCAAGCATTTTTATTTCTGGTTGTtggtgtgtttttgttttgtttcttggttgtatttgttgttgtatAGAAAAGGACTGTGTATGCGATATTACTTTTTACGTTTGTCAGCCGGCTTAAGGATCTGGAACGAGCACATCAGCGTTTCGTCCACGGACATCATGGCGCCGGCATTGTCGAACTCGCCACAGTAATTGGGCGCCGAGAAGAGCGTAACCAGTTGACGCTTCGCGAAGAACTCGTAGCCATCTTCGACCACCTGATGGGCACGACAGATGAGATCGAACTCGTGCTTCTGCAAGAATTTGGCCACTACTTCTGCGCCAAAGGTAAAGCTGACTCCGCGATCGTTCTCTCCCCAGCCCATAGTGTCTTTGTCCGGATCGGACCACAGCAGATCACAGAGCAGACCTTGGTCCGGCACGTCGGTGGGGCGCATGATGCGTCGAATTTGCTCCATGGAGGTCAGATCAGGACTAAGGCCGCCGTGGCAGCAGAAGATTTTCTCGTCGACAATAGCCGCCACTGGCAGGCAGTTGAAGCAGTCCGTGAACGTCTTCCACAGCTTGATGCTGTAGCGACGCTTGCACTCGTCGTAGAAGCCATAGATCCGATTAATGCTGGCGCACTCATGGTTACCGCGCAGCAGGAAGAAATTTTCCGAGTATTTGATCTTATAAGCGAGCAACAGGCAGATCGTCTCCAGTGATTGCTTGCCGCGATCGACGTAATCGCCCAGGAACAGGTAGTTCGACTCTGGAGGAAAACCACCATATTCGAATAGACGCAGCAAGTCGTAGTACTGCCCGTGAATGTCGCCACAGATCTTCAGCGGCGCTTCCAGTTCCAAGAGGATGGGCTGCGAGAGAAAAATCTCGCGCGACTTGAGGCAGAGGCCTCGAATTT
The Drosophila bipectinata strain 14024-0381.07 chromosome 3R, DbipHiC1v2, whole genome shotgun sequence DNA segment above includes these coding regions:
- the Dip-C gene encoding xaa-Pro dipeptidase; translation: MAAYQMGSGHSVPMTLFRDNRQRSVQAILQRIAGGLKFDSGNLLVLLEGGKDKSLYNTDVDYVFRQESYFQYLFGVKEPGFYGIITIDVKSGGYKTVLFVPRLPEEYGTWMGDLLKPKDFKDMYEVDEVFYVDELNDYLERAAPKLILTLSGTNSDSGLTLQPPEFDGKEKYVTDCDLLYPVLSECRVIKSPAEIEVLRYVAKVSSDAHIKVMKFMRPGRMEFEGESLFLHHSYSVGGCRHASYTCICGSGTNSSILHYGHAGAPNSKPVQDGELCLFDMGANYCGYAADITCTFPANGKFTDDQKFIYNAVLAARNAVMETARDGVSWVDMHKLAGRVLLQKLKEGGMVTGDVEEMLEAGVSGYFQPHGLGHLIGLDVHDVGGYLPAEPKRPSEPWLSKLRFARILKAGMYVTIEPGCYFITWLMDQALANPDIVKYLNVDMFNRFRGFGGVRIEDDVLITATGTENFAILPRTVEEIEAAMASP
- the pps gene encoding death-inducer obliterator 1, whose protein sequence is MSSSVFTEAPSRPAALDADSNLVVVYGKNGISFDERAIENIMEEKSISTISVVRLTSPTPSMIDQEEAERLEELERFLDTASDSELDSDNASQSGGDDARSDGEAPDEENENSSEENNEDSTESEPDAPRLRKRPGRKPKVIKKKKRRKPKERPQIVGLRVEQFYADGTANMVVKNALKLAGVPMYKRTPETDALMDVIRNDHNYTPFTSPEQLKNHKRAEKMATDVQSQNRKIIIQAPGSIKVINAKKRVQAMPFSPLQVKIQRLPTKLSQQQQQQNQQQSSVQVHLQKKISQQPLPRQKPEIIPSTVNHNIRLRPVRAPVKVMAHVEEHIEDDEDAQSSDAADEENADKSYDTEEPSEESDELQDSDNDRDSDIDFNMRGSGGRNTSKRKRVRKTVKPPPARPAKALITPPSATPQFPDLKRRKEQVDLRAPQIGQIIQLPPRAPAGVIALGKSIPSTSFLKTRPPTHQALPVKKLPLPGGTLSGAVVTKVDIPTTQVRRTPVVQVGRILNNSSRGVFKNSTQDVKEIIINKNMASPKGVFTNLNSLLGDNNNATIKASPDPQRHRQIMSPSTPRSSYSNQQSTPVTPKPITPTPSKGFMPIGVNTAQSHKLPAQIVIETHQSSSELAAENDKQLDLINSIVQDELLKSTLVEQPPVNADENIPKLVKMLESTAASLDPAPINPVFPETANSASVDPIDEDEITADFLQHVVELIEEDKQFEAEVVKQVLASTEPGELDAIVSLPTPIAPVSLPHSLNIQPQTNLPLNAVIVEPPAPLSSVPIASSTPSRTHTTPMTPSAKIVRGNGRVIYLPPMEAPTTRAKRRAQIPTASPSAGDQSMNESLLDTSSEQLANTSSLSVDSQSGVGPKRPNPREPSLARRSTAPRRTKKLNTSHSTDPEASESQEDDDDPNKLWCICRQPHNNRFMICCDMCEDWYHGSCVSVTKAMGTEMENKGIDWKCPKCVKQLEEKSQPRITEMLRPAISSEEKPNETKVFSTSLDSVKVISPATQKRVLPLGVTVARSPLRSPIMKPSNKRPANAIPHQQQQLNFIKLGPLPGNRTAEAQCVVCKRPASSNSVYCGDECIRKYAQSAIQAHPSSKQSDGPLAHKKKDLFEDMLRQADSMSKVERINVFERKSGRVIIGHLAPTLHQFRKWLQDNPTFEVLPSGTLQSADPEKRQLKRVPEPSTNQEFMASVATSSTVAKKPLEVAIRSPQPATTPTLVRALPKKDKESSSPALTASVASTSRSATKPEPVRIGIRRSLKEQLLARIKEAQDEEKASSQGATTKWLTAAEVDHFVKAVESEMYHSFGRDVGAKYKAKYRSLMFNIKDRKNRTLFEKICAKQVEPKQLVRMTPEQLASQELAKWREEENRHQLDMIKKSELDMLYVVSNHKGEEVVTSKVDVTLPEEEATEASPVEKKPGLDTSGTERSSSKGKSSSSKEKRHKSHKHHHHRKRSRSRSNSRSRSQDKRHRKHPNEPETFDSPPGGGEPHSVEKQGKEGGEGSVSSPLSKKREESNLSPTVKKMEKTNRKSEVTTYNLIDQILESEKTVEQAANLEKPTKPAAKPLPTLPPSMDHYARYVHGLSTTSLWSGNLKMVEVTDFNVVVHPVLGESSQLSKLFPPQLDVIGRITRVNVWEYIKKLRKSPTKEVVIVNFFPASPSETPKFNLFYEYLDSRQRLGVLGANSDQIRDFYIFPFGSGDVLPPELKLADRVPFYEDEHRPNTLLGIIVRCLSKRSVTGTPNSLPSTLPVASPISSVTSSKKTRRTGNFTPPSSPKRKASTHSTSSKDEEFDIDAIIKAPIAKLQKTSTVAPKLPIAPLDDADEPYSPGGSDDEKPPPAPRIANDLERQVDEINKQIAAQQMEIAGLLKVEPKGSASSSKVLAGISIPPNLSKILASIKDKALGEEDEEYNPEDAITTPSTYATKPKSKGRLAHLSEAELLSMVPDGAMPSTSKTRHQQSPPPLPPPPPPPGV